From the Deinococcus aestuarii genome, the window TCATCGCCGTGATGGAGGGCGGACGCCCCGAAGTCATCGTGAACGCGGAGGGCGCGCGCACCACGCCCAGCGTCGTGGCCTTTAAGGGCGACGAGCGCCTCGTGGGCCAGATCGCCCGCCGCCAGGCCGCGCTCAACCCCCAGGCCACCCTCTTCGAGGTCAAGCGCTTCATCGGTCGCCGCTGGGACGAGGTGCGCGAGGAAGCCGCGCGCAGCCCCTTCAAGGTCAAGGAGGGCCCGGGCGGCTCGGTCCGCATCGAGGTCGCGGGCAAGGACTACGCCCCCGAGCAGGTCAGCGCGGAAGTGCTGCGCAAGCTCGTGCAGGACGCCTCCGCCAAGCTCGGCGAGAAGATCAAGGACGTGGTGATCACCGTCCCCGCCTACTTCGACAACTCGCAGCGCGAGGCCACCAAGCAGGCCGGTGAGATCGCAGGCCTGAACGTGCTGCGCGTGATCAACGAGCCCACCGCCGCCGCGCTCGCCTACGGGCTGGAGCGCAAGGGCAACGAGACGGTCCTCGTCTTCGACCTGGGCGGCGGTACCTTCGACGTGACGATTCTGGAGCTGGGTGACGGCGTGTTCGAGGTGAAGTCCACCTCCGGCGACACGCACCTCGGCGGCGCGGACTTCGACCAGCGGATCGTGAACTGGCTCGCCACCGAGTTCCAGAAGGAGCACAACTTCGACCTGCGCAAGGACCCCCAGGCCCTCCAGCGCCTGATCGAGGCCGCCGAAAAGGCGAAGATCGAGCTCTCGAACGCCTCCGAGACCACCATCAGCCTGCCCTTCATCACCTTCGACCCCGAGACGCGTACCCCGCAGCACCTGGAGCGCAACCTCACCCGGGCGAAGTTCGAGGAGCTGACCGCCGACCTGCTGCGCCGTGTGCGCCAGCCCGTCGAGCAGGCCCTGTCGGACGCCAAGCTCAGCGCGAGCCAGATCGACGAGATCATCCTGGTCGGGGGCTCGACCCGCATCCCGGCCGTCAAGCGCATCGTGCAGGAGCTGACGGGCAAGACGCCCAACGAGTCGGTCAACCCCGACGAGGCCGTGGCGCTCGGCGCCGCCGTGCAGGCGGGCATCATCCAGGGCGACTCGTCCTTGGGTGACATCGTGCTCGTGGACGTGACGCCGCTCACGCTGGGGGTGGAGGTCAAGGGCGGCATGGTCGCGCCGATGATCACCCGCAACACCACCGTCCCCGCCAAGAAGACCGAGATCTACACCACCGCCGAGAACAACCAGCCCGGCGTGGAGATCGTGGTGCTGCAAGGCGAGCGCCCGATGGCCGCCGACAACAAGTCTCTCGGCCGTTTCAAGCTCGAGGGGATTCCGCCCATGCCCGCCGGTCGCCCGCAGATCGAGGTGACCTTCGACATCGACGCGAACGGCATCCTGCACGTCAACGCGAAGGAGAAGACGAGCGGCAAGGAGGCCTCGATCCGCATCGAGAACACCACCACCCTCGACAAGGGCGACGTGGACCGGATGGTGCGCGAGGCCGAGCAAAACGCCGAGGCCGACCGCCAGCGCCGCGAACGGGTCGAGAAGCGCAACAACCTCGACTCGCTGCGGGTGCAGGCCCTCGGGCAGATCGAGGAGAACCAGGGCGCCTCCCAGGACGCCAAGGACAAGCTCAAGGCCGCCGCCGACGAGGCCGAGGAGGCCGTGCGCGTGGACGACGACGCCCGCATCGAAGCGGCCCAGAAGCGGCTGGAGGAAGAACTCCGCACCTTCATGACCGCCAGCCAGAACGGGGGCGGCCAGGGTGGCGGGCAGGACGGCCCCCAGGGCGGCGCGGGCCGGACGCAGGACGACGACGTGATCGACGCGGACTTCAAGCCCGCCGAGTAACGTCCGCTCCGTCAACAGACTTCAGGGGGAGAGGACGGCCAGCGTGCCCCTCTCCCCTCTCCTCTAGCCCCTATCTTCAAGGGCATGTTCAGAAGGCGAGACACCCCCATGACCAACAACGACGATCCCAAGAACACGAACGAGCCGGCGGCCACCCAGACCCAGGACGCCCGCCGCGACAAGACCATCGACGCCGACCTCCCGGAGACCGAGACGGACAACATGGACGAGGACGCCGATCTCGGCTTTCCCGACATGGACGCTGGCATGTTCGGGCAGGTGCAGGAGATGATGGCGAAGCTGGGGCGCGCCGACGAGCTGGAACGCGAGAACGCCGACCTGAGAAACCGTCTGGGCCGTCTCGCCGCCGACTTCGAGAGCTACCGCCGCCGCACCCAGGAGGACGTGGGGGCCGCCCAGGGCCAGGGCGTCGCCAGGGCCGCCGAGGCGCTGATGCCCGTGTACGACGACCTCGACCGCGCGGTGAGCATGGGCGGCGGCGACCCGGCCAAGCTGATCCCCGGCGTGCAGGCCGTGCAGGCGACCGTGCTGCGTGTCTTCGGCACCCTCGGTCTGGAAGCGACGGGCGAGGAGGGCGAGCCCTTCGATCCCCGCTGGCACGAGGCGCTGCAAGTCGTGCCGGGCGACGAGGACGACGTGATCGTGCAGGTCTACCAGCTCGGCTTCCGGATGGGAGACCGTCTGGTGCGACCGGCGCGGGTGGTGGTGAGCCGGAAGGGCTAGGAGGGTGATCCACGGTGGCTGACCGGAAGAAGACGCCAACTCCAGAGCGCGCGGCCCCGTCAGCCGTCAACGACCCGCTGCACGGCGTGACGCTGGAGCGCATCGTCACCCACCTGCGCGACGAGTACGGCTGGGCGGAGCTGGGGCGGCGGGTGCCGGTGCGCTGCTTTCAGCAAGACCCCAGCGTGACGAGCAGCCTGAAGTTCCTGCGGCGGGTGCCGTGGGCACGGGAGGCGGTGGAGCGTGAGTATCTGCGCCTGCGGCAACAGGAAGAGGTCAACCCCTTCGTTCGGTTGGTTCGGCAGGGCGCGCACCAGGAGCTTCTGGCCCTCATCGCCTCCGGTGACCCTTCCGCCTCCCAGGCCAAAGCCCACCTCGCGCTCGGGTGGATGCTGCGGCACCTCCCGGGGCAGGACGAGAAGACGCTGCGCCACGTTCTCCTCCCCGTCCTGGGCTTCGTGCAGGACGTGAACTTCCGGCCGGAGGGTGCGCCCATGCCGCTGCTGAGCCTCGCCATCGACCGGGAGGCGCCCGCCGCCTTCATCCGCGAACTCCTGAACCGGGGCGCGGACGCGAACGACGCCCGCTTCTGGCTCCCCCTCCTCCACACGACCGACGTGGAGGGGATGGCCTACCGGGAGAGCCGCCGCGCGCCGCGCACGGACGTTCTGGACCTGCTGCTCGCGCATGGGGCCGACCCGAACCGGGCGGACGAGCGGGGGTACACGGCGCTGGAGATCGCACGGGCCTACGGGCTGAAAGCGGTCCTCAACAAACTCTCCCCTCTTCTCTAGCTTCCCCGCTTCACCCACAGACGACAGAAAGGAGGTGGATATGGCCTACAAGGACTACTACGACGTTCTCGGCGTCTCACGCGGCGCCTCGGACGCCGACATCAAGAGCGCGTACCGCAAGCTCGCCAAGCAGTACCACCCCGACAAGAACCAGGGCGACGAGAAGGCGGCCGAACGCTTCAAGGAAATCGGCGAGGCGTACGCGGTGCTCTCCGACCCGGAGAAGCGGCAGGTCTACGACCAGTTCGGGCACACCGGGCAGGTGCCGCCGGGCTACGGCGGGGCGGGCGGAGGCTTCCAGGGCGGCGACTTCGCGGGCTTCGACCCCTCGCAGTTCAGCGACTTCTTCCAGGGCTTATTCGGCATGGGCGGACGGCGCGGCGGGGGCGGTGGGTTCCAGGGGGGCGGCTCCCCGGGCGGGCAGGTGAACCTCGAAGACCTGCTCGGCGGCATTGGCGGCACCCAGGGGCGAAGATTCGTGCAGAACGTGGAGGGCGAACTCCAGGTCACCCTGGAAGAAGCGTTCAACGGCTCGGACGAGGTGATCAACGTGGACGGCAAACGCCTGAGCCTGCGCGTTCCGGCGGGCACGCGCGACGGCAGCCGCCTGCGCCTCGCCGGGCAGGCCCCGGGGGGCGGCGACGTGCTGCTCACCATCCGGGTGCTTGAGGACGCCCGCTTCGACCTCGACGGCGACGACCTGATCACGGCGGTGGACGTGCCCGCGCCCGTGGCCGCGCTCGGCGGGGACGTGACGGTGCAGACGCTCGGCGGCGGCGGCCACCTCAGGATTCCCGCCGGAAGCAGCGGCGGGCGCCGGATGCGGCTGCGCGGCCAGGGCTGGCCGAAGAAGGACGGCACGCGCGGGGACCTCTACGTGCGGTTGAACCTCACCATCCCGAAGGACCTCGGCGAAGAGGAGCGGGAACTGTACCGCCGGTTGCGCGAGCTGCGGGAGTAGGGAGGGCGCCCGGTCGAGAGCGTTCGGCGGTCGGCAGACTGCTTCACCAGGAAAACGGGCCTCCTGAGCAGAACCGTTTCCTCTTCCGGGGACGGTTTCTTTGCTTGCGGGCTCGACGACCCGGACGCGGCCACCGAGGGCGGTCGGGGCAGCCTTATTGGCAGGTGGAGTGGCCGAGTACCATGAGAGGGCATGAAAAGACACCTCGCTCTGCTGGCCGC encodes:
- the dnaK gene encoding molecular chaperone DnaK, coding for MPKAVGIDLGTTNSVIAVMEGGRPEVIVNAEGARTTPSVVAFKGDERLVGQIARRQAALNPQATLFEVKRFIGRRWDEVREEAARSPFKVKEGPGGSVRIEVAGKDYAPEQVSAEVLRKLVQDASAKLGEKIKDVVITVPAYFDNSQREATKQAGEIAGLNVLRVINEPTAAALAYGLERKGNETVLVFDLGGGTFDVTILELGDGVFEVKSTSGDTHLGGADFDQRIVNWLATEFQKEHNFDLRKDPQALQRLIEAAEKAKIELSNASETTISLPFITFDPETRTPQHLERNLTRAKFEELTADLLRRVRQPVEQALSDAKLSASQIDEIILVGGSTRIPAVKRIVQELTGKTPNESVNPDEAVALGAAVQAGIIQGDSSLGDIVLVDVTPLTLGVEVKGGMVAPMITRNTTVPAKKTEIYTTAENNQPGVEIVVLQGERPMAADNKSLGRFKLEGIPPMPAGRPQIEVTFDIDANGILHVNAKEKTSGKEASIRIENTTTLDKGDVDRMVREAEQNAEADRQRRERVEKRNNLDSLRVQALGQIEENQGASQDAKDKLKAAADEAEEAVRVDDDARIEAAQKRLEEELRTFMTASQNGGGQGGGQDGPQGGAGRTQDDDVIDADFKPAE
- a CDS encoding nucleotide exchange factor GrpE, with translation MTNNDDPKNTNEPAATQTQDARRDKTIDADLPETETDNMDEDADLGFPDMDAGMFGQVQEMMAKLGRADELERENADLRNRLGRLAADFESYRRRTQEDVGAAQGQGVARAAEALMPVYDDLDRAVSMGGGDPAKLIPGVQAVQATVLRVFGTLGLEATGEEGEPFDPRWHEALQVVPGDEDDVIVQVYQLGFRMGDRLVRPARVVVSRKG
- a CDS encoding VF530 family DNA-binding protein, which translates into the protein MADRKKTPTPERAAPSAVNDPLHGVTLERIVTHLRDEYGWAELGRRVPVRCFQQDPSVTSSLKFLRRVPWAREAVEREYLRLRQQEEVNPFVRLVRQGAHQELLALIASGDPSASQAKAHLALGWMLRHLPGQDEKTLRHVLLPVLGFVQDVNFRPEGAPMPLLSLAIDREAPAAFIRELLNRGADANDARFWLPLLHTTDVEGMAYRESRRAPRTDVLDLLLAHGADPNRADERGYTALEIARAYGLKAVLNKLSPLL
- a CDS encoding DnaJ C-terminal domain-containing protein, which translates into the protein MAYKDYYDVLGVSRGASDADIKSAYRKLAKQYHPDKNQGDEKAAERFKEIGEAYAVLSDPEKRQVYDQFGHTGQVPPGYGGAGGGFQGGDFAGFDPSQFSDFFQGLFGMGGRRGGGGGFQGGGSPGGQVNLEDLLGGIGGTQGRRFVQNVEGELQVTLEEAFNGSDEVINVDGKRLSLRVPAGTRDGSRLRLAGQAPGGGDVLLTIRVLEDARFDLDGDDLITAVDVPAPVAALGGDVTVQTLGGGGHLRIPAGSSGGRRMRLRGQGWPKKDGTRGDLYVRLNLTIPKDLGEEERELYRRLRELRE